A single genomic interval of Acidimicrobiales bacterium harbors:
- a CDS encoding neutral zinc metallopeptidase, with translation MTSRGVVAGVVVALLAGACTVTVDGLDSAADTGMLGVEAGSDVDAVTSVVVADVEAYWTRVLPEVWGRDFVPVAAIAPYDSVTGPVESLPECGGERVPREESANAFYCGATDTIYWDREVLFADLLDVIGDLAVATVVAHEYAHAIQLRTGAYDDVGDDADEAIVLELQADCYAGAWLGDLAGRRDARDDGELDEAAAGLLAVRDPVGTGAAAESAHGNAFDRLSALTEGFEDGAAACATYPAVLPLVTARTFARSELATGGNLPFSDLAPLLTAGLDEAWAAFTGEGGTVAGDGRLRPESPPVIEIVDGRLAARSCDDADLAPGDLRGLAVACPADGLVLVDDEDLVGALMALGDFAATYPIVHAWGQFFFPGDPDPVAVGDCVAGAWSRAVFDGDLPLTLSPGDLDEAVASFSVYAPPEPASTVRVLDSTFARFGDLRRGFVSGVAACGS, from the coding sequence GTGACGTCGCGGGGGGTGGTGGCGGGTGTGGTCGTCGCGCTCCTCGCCGGCGCCTGCACGGTCACCGTCGACGGACTCGACAGTGCCGCCGACACCGGCATGCTCGGGGTCGAGGCCGGTTCGGACGTCGACGCCGTCACGAGCGTCGTGGTGGCCGACGTCGAGGCCTACTGGACCAGGGTGCTGCCCGAGGTCTGGGGTCGTGACTTCGTTCCCGTGGCCGCGATCGCCCCGTACGACTCGGTCACCGGCCCGGTCGAATCCCTGCCCGAGTGTGGCGGCGAGAGGGTCCCCCGTGAGGAGTCGGCCAACGCCTTCTACTGCGGGGCCACCGACACGATCTACTGGGACCGCGAGGTCCTGTTCGCCGACCTGCTCGACGTGATCGGTGACCTCGCGGTCGCGACCGTCGTGGCTCACGAGTACGCCCACGCGATCCAACTCCGCACCGGGGCCTACGACGACGTGGGCGACGACGCCGACGAGGCGATCGTCCTCGAGCTCCAGGCCGACTGTTACGCCGGGGCGTGGCTCGGGGACCTGGCCGGGCGACGCGATGCCCGCGACGACGGTGAGTTGGACGAGGCGGCTGCGGGTCTGCTGGCTGTGCGCGACCCGGTCGGCACGGGGGCGGCTGCCGAATCGGCCCACGGCAACGCCTTCGATCGGCTGTCGGCGCTGACCGAGGGGTTCGAGGACGGCGCAGCCGCGTGTGCCACCTACCCGGCCGTGCTCCCGCTCGTCACCGCCCGGACGTTCGCCCGCTCCGAGCTGGCGACCGGCGGCAACCTCCCCTTCAGCGACCTCGCTCCGCTACTCACCGCGGGCCTCGACGAGGCATGGGCGGCGTTCACCGGAGAAGGCGGAACCGTCGCCGGTGACGGTCGGCTCCGTCCGGAGTCACCGCCGGTGATCGAGATCGTCGACGGTCGCCTGGCCGCCCGATCCTGTGACGACGCCGATCTGGCTCCCGGGGACCTGAGGGGTCTGGCCGTGGCCTGTCCCGCGGACGGACTCGTCCTGGTCGACGACGAGGACCTCGTCGGGGCCCTGATGGCTCTGGGGGACTTCGCCGCGACCTACCCGATCGTGCACGCCTGGGGTCAGTTCTTCTTTCCGGGTGATCCCGACCCGGTCGCAGTCGGAGACTGCGTGGCGGGGGCGTGGAGCCGGGCGGTCTTCGACGGGGACCTCCCGCTCACGCTCTCGCCGGGCGACCTCGACGAGGCCGTCGCGTCGTTCTCGGTCTACGCGCCACCCGAGCCGGCATCGACGGTGCGGGTATTGGACTCGACATTCGCGCGCTTCGGCGACCTGCGGCGTGGATTCGTCTCGGGTGTCGCCGCGTGCGGCTCCTGA
- a CDS encoding LLM class flavin-dependent oxidoreductase, producing MTLGLGISVASAHPGLDARSAVKTVIARVQAAKTAGLDSLTLGDHHATPITYLQNVPMLGRLLAEWGDDRPAGCLFLVPLWNPVLMAEQIGTLAALAGEPFIVQAAIGGGAEQFAAMGAQESTRGSVADENLAAVRDLLAGGTVDLPRLGISGARIEPAPPGGVEWWIAAASRPGIDRAARFDAAWYAGPELTPRTATDQYALWAQACERHGREPGRAILRRDVIITADGARARELGDDLVERGYRGFDPAAPAYGSPAQVAESFATYAEIGFSDIVVRVMSVPSEVAVETIEAMSEVRAELGG from the coding sequence GTGACACTCGGACTGGGGATCTCTGTGGCGAGCGCGCACCCCGGGCTCGACGCCCGTTCCGCCGTGAAGACGGTGATCGCCCGTGTGCAGGCCGCAAAGACGGCCGGCCTCGACAGCCTCACGCTCGGCGATCATCACGCAACGCCGATCACCTACCTCCAGAACGTCCCCATGCTCGGTCGCCTGCTCGCCGAGTGGGGCGACGACCGCCCGGCGGGGTGCCTGTTCCTCGTCCCGTTGTGGAACCCGGTCCTCATGGCCGAACAGATCGGGACCCTCGCGGCGCTCGCCGGCGAGCCGTTCATCGTCCAGGCGGCCATCGGTGGAGGAGCGGAGCAGTTCGCCGCCATGGGCGCACAGGAGTCGACCCGGGGCAGCGTCGCCGACGAGAACCTCGCCGCCGTGCGCGACCTGCTCGCCGGCGGGACCGTCGACCTCCCACGCCTCGGGATCAGCGGGGCGCGGATCGAACCGGCACCGCCCGGAGGCGTCGAGTGGTGGATCGCCGCGGCGTCCAGACCGGGGATCGACCGGGCCGCCCGCTTCGACGCGGCCTGGTACGCAGGGCCCGAGCTGACGCCCCGCACCGCAACCGATCAGTACGCCCTGTGGGCACAGGCCTGCGAGCGACACGGGCGGGAACCGGGACGGGCGATCCTGCGACGCGATGTGATCATCACCGCCGACGGCGCCCGTGCCCGCGAACTCGGCGACGACCTCGTCGAGCGCGGGTACCGCGGCTTCGACCCGGCCGCTCCCGCGTACGGCTCGCCGGCCCAGGTGGCCGAATCCTTCGCCACCTACGCGGAGATCGGCTTCAGCGACATCGTCGTGAGGGTCATGTCGGTCCCTTCGGAGGTCGCGGTCGAAACGATCGAGGCGATGAGTGAAGTGCGAGCCGAACTCGGGGGCTGA
- a CDS encoding alpha/beta fold hydrolase, with protein sequence MSDDAVHPYEISIADEVLDDLTERLVRTRWPDEIDDIGWGQGIPLAYVRDLCDTWLHDYDWRERERLFNGWPQFRTTVDGIGIHFLHVTSPHREARPMIMSHGWPGSFADFQKVIDRLVDPTLDGGDPGDAFHLVIPSLPGYGFSDRPRETGWGKDRIARAWATLMDRLGYPRYLAQGGDWGTIVTTRLAQVDPDHCAGIHLLAPLVLPDPATMDDLTEAEQSGIAGMKNYEDHESGYSKQQATRPQTLAYGLTDSPVGQLAWNIEKFWAWTDCDGHPETVFTRTELLDNATIYWVTATGGSSGRLYWESFDEIFTTEPVTVPMGATIFPKEVFRVSRRWAEQYFENIVHWTTQPSGGHFAAAEQPDAFVDDVRTWAGIVW encoded by the coding sequence ATGAGTGACGACGCCGTCCATCCCTACGAGATCTCCATTGCCGACGAGGTTCTCGACGACCTCACCGAACGACTCGTCAGGACACGCTGGCCCGACGAGATCGACGACATCGGCTGGGGGCAGGGAATCCCCCTGGCCTACGTGCGCGACCTGTGCGACACCTGGCTCCACGACTACGACTGGCGCGAGCGCGAGCGGCTCTTCAACGGCTGGCCCCAGTTCCGCACCACGGTCGACGGCATCGGGATCCACTTCCTGCACGTCACCTCGCCGCATCGCGAGGCCCGCCCGATGATCATGTCGCACGGCTGGCCCGGGTCCTTCGCCGACTTCCAGAAGGTGATCGACCGCCTCGTCGACCCGACCCTCGACGGAGGCGACCCCGGCGACGCCTTTCATCTCGTCATCCCGTCGCTGCCCGGCTACGGCTTCTCGGATCGCCCCCGCGAGACCGGCTGGGGCAAGGACCGCATCGCGCGTGCGTGGGCCACGCTGATGGACCGGCTCGGATACCCGCGCTACCTGGCCCAGGGCGGCGACTGGGGGACGATCGTGACCACGCGCCTCGCCCAGGTGGACCCGGACCACTGCGCGGGGATCCACCTCCTCGCCCCGCTGGTCCTGCCGGACCCGGCGACGATGGACGACCTCACCGAGGCCGAGCAGAGCGGCATCGCCGGTATGAAGAACTATGAGGACCACGAGTCCGGGTATTCCAAGCAGCAGGCGACCCGCCCACAGACGCTGGCTTACGGCCTCACCGACTCACCCGTCGGCCAGCTCGCATGGAACATCGAGAAGTTCTGGGCATGGACCGACTGCGACGGCCACCCCGAGACCGTGTTCACCCGCACCGAGTTACTCGACAACGCCACCATCTACTGGGTGACCGCCACCGGCGGATCGTCGGGTCGCCTCTACTGGGAGAGCTTCGACGAGATCTTCACGACCGAACCGGTGACCGTGCCGATGGGCGCCACCATCTTCCCGAAGGAGGTCTTCCGCGTCTCGCGGCGCTGGGCCGAGCAGTATTTCGAGAACATCGTCCACTGGACCACACAGCCCTCCGGCGGGCACTTCGCCGCGGCCGAACAGCCCGACGCGTTCGTCGACGATGTCCGCACATGGGCGGGGATCGTCTGGTGA
- a CDS encoding MaoC/PaaZ C-terminal domain-containing protein, with protein sequence MAINPDAVGAATPATPVSWNSTDCILYALGVGAGASDPTGSELEFTTENSDGVTQRALPTMCVTKGPGVGGPNPIGDIGDFNWALLVHGEQSLTLHKPLPTAGDFEITATVTGIYDKGKAALVVLASEAVDAADGSPAFSLESSMFIRGEGGWGGERGPAKEGPPPRPERDPDHVVTYATRTDQALIYRLSGDRNPLHADPAFAALAGFDRPILHGLCSYGFTGRALLHTLCDSDPDAFRTMAARFSAPVMPGDTLDVSIWRDGGQAWFATAVGDTVVVDGGYFTFG encoded by the coding sequence ATGGCCATCAACCCCGACGCCGTCGGCGCGGCGACCCCGGCGACACCCGTCAGCTGGAACTCCACCGACTGCATCCTCTACGCGCTCGGGGTCGGAGCGGGAGCGAGTGACCCGACCGGCTCAGAGCTCGAGTTCACCACCGAGAACTCCGACGGCGTGACCCAGCGGGCGCTGCCGACGATGTGCGTCACGAAGGGGCCCGGTGTCGGTGGACCCAACCCGATCGGCGACATCGGGGACTTCAACTGGGCGCTGCTCGTGCACGGCGAGCAGTCTCTGACTCTGCACAAGCCGTTGCCGACCGCGGGCGACTTCGAGATCACGGCCACGGTCACCGGGATCTACGACAAGGGCAAGGCGGCTCTCGTCGTGCTGGCCAGTGAGGCCGTCGACGCAGCGGACGGCTCCCCGGCGTTCAGCCTCGAGAGCTCGATGTTCATCCGCGGTGAGGGTGGCTGGGGCGGCGAGCGCGGCCCGGCGAAAGAAGGTCCTCCGCCGCGCCCGGAGCGGGACCCGGACCATGTCGTGACCTATGCGACTCGGACCGACCAGGCCCTGATCTACCGTCTCAGCGGCGACCGCAACCCGCTGCACGCGGATCCCGCGTTTGCAGCGCTGGCCGGATTCGACCGGCCGATCCTGCACGGCCTGTGCTCCTACGGCTTCACCGGCCGGGCACTGCTGCACACGCTGTGCGACTCGGACCCCGACGCCTTCAGGACGATGGCGGCCCGATTCTCCGCACCCGTCATGCCCGGCGACACGCTCGACGTGAGCATCTGGCGTGACGGTGGTCAGGCCTGGTTCGCCACGGCGGTCGGCGACACCGTCGTGGTCGACGGCGGGTACTTCACCTTCGGCTGA
- a CDS encoding LacI family DNA-binding transcriptional regulator, producing MQSGEERAEAGAEPADAGEHAATGGGGPAGVPGTRRARIDDVARLAGVSVATVSRALRDLPNVAAGTRHRVHEAASALGYKADPNASRLASGRTRTVGLVAPLFDRWYASTLVAGIERVLSAADYDLLILSVEDPSCRHDFFERSDAFQSRVDGLVLVDFFVEPGYRRMLERLRVPVVTIGERIDPHPGLSVDNHLGARLAAEHLIQLGHTRIGVISGHVVAGHESPVPGARMAGFREAMGAAGLAFSDELVADGEFTMQGGELAMASLLAMGDPPTAVFCFSDEMAAGALEAARSLGVAVPGDVSIVGFDDHDFAAAVGLTTVRQQVRILGERGAGRLLAEMAEPGAGGPHEVCDVELVVRRTSGAVPVRVR from the coding sequence TTGCAGTCAGGTGAAGAACGCGCCGAAGCGGGCGCCGAGCCGGCCGACGCCGGGGAGCACGCCGCAACGGGTGGCGGTGGCCCAGCCGGTGTCCCCGGCACCCGGCGTGCCCGGATCGACGACGTCGCCCGGCTCGCCGGCGTGTCCGTCGCGACGGTCTCCAGGGCGCTACGGGACCTCCCCAACGTCGCCGCCGGAACACGCCACCGCGTGCACGAGGCGGCGTCCGCCCTCGGGTACAAGGCCGATCCCAACGCCTCGCGCCTCGCCTCGGGTCGGACCCGCACGGTCGGTCTGGTCGCCCCGCTGTTCGACCGGTGGTACGCGAGCACCCTCGTCGCAGGCATCGAGCGGGTGCTGTCCGCGGCGGACTACGACCTGTTGATCCTGTCGGTCGAAGACCCGTCGTGCCGGCACGACTTCTTCGAGCGGTCGGATGCGTTCCAGTCCCGTGTCGACGGGCTCGTCCTGGTCGACTTCTTCGTCGAGCCCGGATACCGACGGATGCTCGAGCGTCTCCGTGTGCCGGTGGTGACGATCGGGGAGCGCATCGATCCCCACCCGGGGCTCTCGGTGGACAACCACCTCGGTGCGCGCCTCGCCGCCGAGCACCTGATCCAGCTCGGACACACCCGGATCGGGGTGATCTCGGGCCACGTGGTGGCGGGGCACGAGTCACCGGTCCCCGGAGCACGGATGGCGGGTTTCCGCGAGGCGATGGGCGCCGCGGGGCTGGCGTTCTCCGACGAGCTCGTGGCCGACGGCGAGTTCACCATGCAGGGCGGGGAGCTCGCCATGGCGTCACTGCTCGCGATGGGCGACCCGCCCACCGCCGTGTTCTGTTTCTCCGACGAAATGGCCGCCGGGGCGCTCGAGGCTGCGCGGTCGCTCGGTGTCGCAGTGCCGGGGGACGTGTCGATCGTCGGCTTCGACGACCACGACTTCGCCGCCGCGGTCGGTCTCACGACCGTGCGTCAACAGGTCCGGATTCTCGGGGAGCGCGGCGCGGGTCGTCTGCTCGCGGAGATGGCCGAACCCGGTGCGGGGGGACCTCACGAGGTGTGCGACGTGGAGCTCGTCGTGCGCCGCACGAGCGGAGCTGTGCCGGTGCGCGTGAGGTGA